A window of Streptomyces marispadix contains these coding sequences:
- a CDS encoding rhomboid family intramembrane serine protease, which translates to MTCVLMLLCTVIFLIGPASGFIPGYGTGSALHRAQAAYFDRWGVVPRMMWSGAARPFLTPLTALFLHAGWLHLLGNMLFLHVFGGPVEARMGRLRFAVCYLCAGYTAMLCYAVAHHQSAETLVGASGAVSAVLGAFLYLHPTARVTSLFPFLYFLPLRFPAWLVLVFWLGLQWFAARGDGDGPGVAYLAHVVGFTIGFLYAWARFRRFRTATVGTPAPATQGESTP; encoded by the coding sequence GTGACCTGTGTGCTCATGCTCCTGTGCACCGTGATCTTCCTCATCGGCCCGGCCTCGGGCTTCATTCCGGGCTACGGAACCGGCTCCGCCCTGCACCGGGCGCAGGCCGCGTACTTCGACCGCTGGGGCGTCGTACCGCGCATGATGTGGAGCGGTGCCGCCCGGCCGTTCCTCACGCCGCTCACCGCGCTCTTCCTGCACGCGGGCTGGCTCCATCTGCTGGGCAACATGCTCTTCCTCCACGTCTTCGGCGGCCCGGTGGAGGCGCGAATGGGCCGTCTGCGCTTCGCCGTCTGCTATCTGTGCGCCGGCTACACCGCCATGCTCTGCTACGCCGTGGCCCACCACCAGTCGGCCGAGACGCTCGTGGGCGCGTCCGGCGCGGTCTCGGCGGTGCTGGGCGCCTTCCTCTATCTCCATCCGACGGCACGGGTCACCAGCCTCTTCCCGTTCTTGTACTTCCTGCCGCTGCGGTTCCCCGCCTGGCTGGTCCTGGTCTTCTGGCTGGGGCTCCAGTGGTTCGCGGCACGCGGCGACGGCGACGGCCCGGGTGTCGCGTACCTCGCCCACGTCGTCGGCTTCACCATCGGCTTCCTCTACGCCTGGGCGCGTTTCCGGCGATTCCGTACGGCTACAGTGGGCACGCCCGCTCCGGCGACACAGGGAGAGTCGACACCGTGA
- a CDS encoding Lrp/AsnC family transcriptional regulator has product MITSIVLIKTSTERIPEIAEQIAALEGVSEVYSVTGAHDLIAMVRVAQHDDLAEVIPGRISKVPGVLSTETHIAFRTYSQHDLESAFAIGLDA; this is encoded by the coding sequence GTGATCACCTCGATCGTGCTCATCAAGACCAGCACCGAACGCATCCCCGAGATCGCCGAGCAGATCGCCGCGCTGGAAGGCGTCAGCGAGGTCTACTCGGTCACCGGTGCGCACGATCTGATCGCGATGGTGCGGGTGGCCCAGCACGACGATCTCGCCGAGGTCATCCCAGGGCGGATCAGCAAGGTGCCCGGCGTCCTGTCCACCGAGACGCACATCGCGTTCCGTACGTACTCGCAGCACGATCTGGAGTCGGCCTTCGCCATCGGCCTGGACGCCTGA
- a CDS encoding glycosyltransferase family 4 protein: MHKTLIVTNDFPPRPGGIQAFLHSMALRLDPSRVVVYASTFGRSGERAEETARFDAEQPFTVVRDRGTMLLPTPAVTRRAVRLLREHRCESVWFGAAAPLGLMAPALREAGARRIVATTHGHEAAWARLPGARRLLRRIGENTDTLTYLGEYTRSAIAGALTPEAAARMVRLPPGVDEKTFHPGSGGDAVRERLGLGGRPVVVCVSRLVPRKGQDTLIRGMPRILAEVPDATLLVVGGGPYRRDLEKLAAATGVARSVRFTGAVPWDELPAHFGAGDVFAMPCRTRRGGLDVEGLGIVYLEASATGLPVVAGDSGGAPDAVLDGETGWVVRGGAVEEAADRVTTLLKNPGLRARMGAKGRGWVVDRWRWDLLAERLRRLL; the protein is encoded by the coding sequence ATGCACAAGACCTTGATCGTCACCAATGACTTCCCGCCCCGGCCGGGAGGTATCCAGGCCTTTCTGCACAGCATGGCGCTGCGCCTGGACCCCTCCCGTGTCGTGGTCTACGCGTCCACGTTCGGCCGCAGCGGCGAACGTGCCGAGGAGACCGCCCGGTTCGACGCGGAGCAGCCCTTCACCGTCGTAAGGGACCGCGGCACGATGCTGCTGCCGACGCCCGCGGTGACCCGTCGGGCCGTACGGCTGCTGCGTGAACACCGCTGCGAGTCGGTGTGGTTCGGGGCGGCGGCACCGCTGGGGCTGATGGCACCGGCACTGCGCGAGGCGGGCGCCCGGCGCATCGTGGCGACCACGCACGGACACGAGGCGGCCTGGGCCCGACTGCCCGGCGCACGGCGGCTGTTGCGCCGTATCGGCGAGAACACGGACACCCTCACGTATCTCGGCGAGTACACGCGTTCGGCGATCGCGGGCGCCCTCACCCCCGAAGCGGCCGCACGCATGGTCCGGCTGCCGCCCGGCGTGGACGAGAAGACCTTCCACCCGGGGTCCGGCGGCGACGCGGTGCGTGAGCGGCTGGGCCTGGGCGGTCGCCCTGTCGTCGTCTGCGTCTCGCGGCTTGTGCCGCGCAAGGGACAGGACACGCTGATCCGCGGCATGCCGCGAATCCTCGCCGAAGTGCCGGACGCCACGCTGCTGGTGGTGGGCGGCGGCCCGTACCGCCGCGATCTGGAGAAGCTGGCGGCGGCGACGGGCGTCGCACGCTCCGTACGCTTCACCGGCGCGGTTCCCTGGGACGAACTGCCCGCCCACTTCGGCGCGGGCGACGTCTTCGCGATGCCCTGCCGCACCCGCCGCGGCGGACTGGACGTCGAGGGTCTCGGCATCGTCTATCTGGAGGCGTCCGCGACCGGACTGCCCGTCGTGGCGGGCGATTCCGGCGGCGCTCCGGACGCCGTGCTGGACGGCGAGACGGGCTGGGTCGTACGGGGCGGCGCGGTGGAGGAGGCCGCCGACCGCGTCACCACGCTGCTGAAGAACCCGGGGCTGCGGGCCCGCATGGGCGCGAAGGGCAGGGGCTGGGTCGTCGACCGCTGGCGCTGGGACCTGCTCGCGGAGCGGCTGAGGCGGCTGCTCTGA
- a CDS encoding NYN domain-containing protein, whose translation MPEKVRRRVVSLTGDALGGLTVAELPAPLRQYARFTPQRRIKFGANAMAAALEGEPAFRERIAQQLRERFPELTEALTSGTPPPAADPVDVAAVAYVLRPADWAKLVAAAGEEAHRAQAEQAGEEAQRELARLRGELAEARTAARTETERSRGELESLRRELEITQRKLRSAQSDVKRGEAEARRLRAELEELRSSAAAEKSAAESESRRLRTRLAEAESALEAGRRAARESRSVQDMRVRLLLDSVLDAAQGLRRELALPPTTSRPADTVDAVEPGRMTPRDIAARALSETDPELLDQLLALPRSHLVVDGYNVTKTGYPTMPLDKQRLRLLGGLAGLAAQSGAEVTCVFDGAELAAPVLLAPPRGVRVLFSKPGQTADELIRQLVRAEPPGRAVVVVSSDREVADGCAAAGARPVSSALLLRRLGRT comes from the coding sequence CTGCCGGAGAAGGTACGGCGACGGGTGGTGTCCCTCACGGGGGACGCCCTCGGCGGTCTGACCGTCGCCGAACTCCCCGCCCCGCTCCGCCAGTACGCACGCTTCACCCCGCAGCGGCGCATCAAGTTCGGCGCCAACGCCATGGCCGCCGCGCTGGAGGGCGAGCCTGCCTTCCGTGAGCGGATCGCCCAGCAGTTGCGTGAGCGGTTCCCGGAGCTGACCGAGGCGTTGACGTCGGGTACGCCGCCGCCGGCCGCCGATCCGGTCGACGTGGCCGCGGTCGCGTACGTACTGCGTCCCGCGGACTGGGCGAAGCTCGTGGCGGCGGCCGGTGAGGAGGCCCATCGGGCACAGGCCGAGCAGGCGGGCGAGGAGGCCCAGCGCGAACTGGCCCGGCTGCGCGGCGAACTGGCCGAGGCACGCACCGCGGCACGTACGGAGACCGAACGCAGCCGTGGCGAACTGGAGTCCTTGCGCAGGGAATTGGAGATCACCCAGCGGAAGCTGCGCAGCGCACAGAGCGATGTGAAGCGCGGCGAGGCCGAAGCACGCAGGCTGCGGGCCGAGTTGGAGGAGCTGCGCTCGTCGGCGGCGGCGGAGAAGTCGGCCGCCGAGAGCGAGAGCCGCAGGCTGCGCACGAGGCTGGCGGAGGCGGAGTCCGCGCTGGAGGCGGGCCGCCGCGCCGCACGTGAGAGCCGCAGCGTGCAGGACATGCGGGTGCGGCTGCTGCTGGACAGCGTGCTGGACGCCGCGCAGGGCCTGCGGCGGGAGCTGGCGCTGCCGCCCACGACGAGCCGTCCGGCCGACACCGTCGACGCCGTCGAACCGGGGCGCATGACTCCACGTGACATCGCGGCGCGTGCCCTGTCGGAGACCGATCCGGAACTGCTCGACCAGCTCCTGGCGCTGCCCCGTTCACATCTGGTCGTCGACGGCTACAACGTGACCAAGACCGGCTATCCGACGATGCCGCTGGACAAGCAGCGGCTGCGGCTGCTGGGCGGACTCGCCGGTCTGGCGGCCCAGTCAGGCGCCGAGGTCACCTGTGTCTTCGACGGTGCCGAACTCGCGGCGCCCGTGCTGCTGGCGCCGCCGCGCGGAGTGCGGGTGCTGTTCAGCAAGCCGGGCCAGACCGCGGACGAGCTGATCCGCCAGCTCGTACGGGCGGAGCCGCCGGGGCGTGCGGTGGTGGTCGTCTCCTCCGACCGTGAGGTGGCGGACGGCTGCGCGGCGGCCGGGGCGCGCCCCGTCTCATCTGCCTTGCTGCTGCGCCGACTTGGACGGACGTAA
- a CDS encoding C40 family peptidase produces the protein MASHRRPKQPSRTRRVTVLTATAAAAVALTTQAAQAEPKASEKEVKEKVDKLYEDAEGATEKYNGAKEKQRKLEKEVANLQDSVARGQDDLNDMRNGLGSMATAQYRTGGVDPSVQLFLSSDPDSYLDKASTLDQMSSKQAEALKKIQTKQRNLAQQRQEAADKLKDLDDTRKELGEKKRDIQKKLSKARSLLNTLTADDRARLAAQQARADRASASRVDLGSDASASQRAAAALSAAKSKIGSPYVWGATGPSSFDCSGLTSWAYQQAGVSLPRTSQAQAGAGTQVGRSQLAPGDLVIFYGDQHHVGFYAGNGQILHAPKPGAGVRYESINNMPFQFGVRIG, from the coding sequence GTGGCGTCCCACCGTCGACCCAAGCAGCCCAGCCGTACTCGTCGCGTGACCGTGCTGACGGCCACCGCCGCCGCAGCAGTCGCGCTCACCACGCAGGCGGCACAAGCCGAGCCGAAGGCCTCCGAGAAGGAGGTCAAGGAGAAGGTCGACAAGCTCTACGAGGACGCCGAAGGCGCCACGGAGAAGTACAACGGCGCCAAGGAGAAGCAGCGGAAGCTGGAGAAGGAGGTCGCGAACCTCCAGGACAGCGTCGCTCGCGGGCAGGACGACCTCAACGACATGCGCAACGGCCTCGGTTCGATGGCCACCGCGCAGTACCGCACCGGCGGCGTCGACCCGTCCGTACAGCTCTTCCTCTCCTCCGACCCGGACAGCTACCTCGACAAGGCCTCCACGCTCGACCAGATGAGCAGCAAGCAGGCCGAGGCGCTGAAGAAGATCCAGACGAAGCAGCGCAATCTGGCGCAGCAGCGTCAGGAGGCCGCGGACAAGCTCAAGGACCTGGACGACACTCGCAAGGAACTCGGCGAGAAGAAGCGGGACATCCAGAAGAAGCTCTCCAAGGCGCGTTCGCTTCTCAACACCCTCACCGCGGACGACCGTGCGAGGCTCGCCGCCCAGCAGGCGAGGGCCGACCGCGCCTCCGCGTCCCGCGTGGACCTCGGCAGCGACGCCTCCGCCTCGCAGCGGGCCGCCGCGGCGCTCTCCGCGGCCAAGAGCAAGATCGGTTCGCCGTATGTGTGGGGCGCGACGGGCCCCAGCTCCTTCGACTGCTCCGGCCTCACCTCGTGGGCGTACCAGCAGGCGGGCGTCTCCCTTCCCCGCACCTCCCAGGCCCAGGCGGGCGCCGGCACCCAGGTGGGCCGCAGCCAGCTCGCCCCCGGCGACCTGGTCATCTTCTACGGCGACCAGCACCACGTCGGCTTCTACGCCGGCAACGGGCAGATACTGCACGCCCCCAAGCCGGGCGCCGGTGTGCGCTACGAGTCGATCAACAACATGCCGTTCCAGTTCGGCGTGCGCATCGGCTGA
- a CDS encoding aminotransferase class V-fold PLP-dependent enzyme, which translates to MSLLVASASAPESASVSRPASSPEPGSSASAPAADSASVRVPQPLPVLGLDVPTPLVTGGQLPYAALDYAASAPVLRSVWEDVAAYAPYYGSVHRGAGHLSQYSTALFEQSRETVARFLGCRESDEVVFTRSTTDSLNLLASALPEGTRVFVFETEHHAALLPWTSAGAETVFLDAPRSHREAVETLERALSAAPEGPKLVCVTGASNVTGEIWPVRRLAAAAHRYGARIVLDAAQLAPHRPVHIGELDVDWVAFSGHKLYAPFGAGVLAGSPDWLRAAQPYLAGGGASRKVARTADGGVGVEWQGGHARHEAGSPNVIGAYAIASACRALSGAGFSRLAEREGELTRRLLDGLRAVPGVKVLSLFGTGASRTGTGDADSGALEAERRVGVVSFTVEGWNSSHLAAALSAEYGIGVRDGLFCAHPLVGVLLGADGGSTGECGAPEGQSLNAVRVSLGAGTPDEHVERFLRAVRELVRDGARWNYRTENGRCVPEAAEAAAEAAEA; encoded by the coding sequence ATGAGCCTGCTCGTCGCGTCCGCGTCCGCACCTGAGTCCGCATCCGTATCCCGTCCGGCGTCCTCGCCCGAGCCCGGTTCCTCGGCATCCGCACCGGCGGCGGATTCCGCTTCCGTACGGGTCCCGCAGCCGCTGCCGGTCCTGGGTCTGGACGTCCCCACACCCCTGGTGACGGGGGGTCAACTCCCTTACGCCGCACTGGACTACGCCGCCAGCGCGCCAGTGCTGCGCAGCGTCTGGGAGGACGTCGCCGCCTACGCCCCTTACTACGGCAGCGTGCACCGGGGAGCCGGTCACCTCTCCCAGTACTCCACCGCGCTCTTCGAGCAGAGCAGGGAGACGGTGGCGCGCTTCCTGGGCTGTCGTGAGTCGGACGAGGTCGTCTTCACCCGCTCCACCACCGACTCGCTGAACCTGCTGGCGTCGGCGCTGCCCGAGGGCACCAGGGTCTTCGTGTTCGAGACCGAGCACCATGCCGCGCTGCTTCCGTGGACGTCGGCCGGGGCGGAGACCGTCTTCCTGGACGCGCCGCGCTCGCACCGTGAGGCGGTCGAGACGCTGGAGCGGGCGCTGAGCGCGGCACCCGAGGGCCCGAAGCTTGTGTGCGTGACGGGGGCTTCGAACGTGACGGGGGAGATCTGGCCCGTACGGAGACTGGCCGCCGCCGCGCACAGGTACGGAGCGCGGATCGTGCTGGACGCGGCGCAGCTCGCCCCGCACCGGCCGGTGCACATCGGCGAACTGGACGTCGACTGGGTCGCGTTCTCCGGGCACAAGCTGTACGCGCCGTTCGGCGCCGGTGTGCTGGCGGGAAGCCCGGACTGGCTGCGGGCCGCGCAGCCGTATCTCGCGGGCGGCGGCGCCAGCCGCAAGGTCGCGCGGACTGCGGACGGCGGTGTCGGGGTGGAGTGGCAGGGCGGGCACGCGCGCCACGAGGCCGGATCGCCCAATGTGATCGGTGCCTACGCCATCGCCTCCGCCTGCCGGGCGCTGAGCGGCGCCGGATTCTCCCGACTGGCCGAGCGGGAGGGCGAGTTGACCCGCAGGCTGCTTGACGGGCTGCGTGCGGTGCCGGGAGTGAAGGTGCTCTCGCTCTTCGGTACGGGCGCTTCCCGTACCGGCACGGGCGACGCGGATTCCGGGGCCTTGGAAGCCGAACGCCGGGTCGGTGTCGTCTCGTTCACCGTGGAGGGCTGGAACAGCTCGCATCTCGCCGCGGCGCTCTCCGCCGAGTACGGCATCGGCGTGCGCGACGGCCTCTTCTGCGCTCACCCCCTGGTGGGCGTGCTGCTGGGCGCCGACGGCGGGAGCACCGGCGAGTGCGGCGCCCCCGAGGGGCAGTCGCTGAACGCCGTACGCGTCAGCCTCGGCGCGGGCACCCCTGACGAGCACGTGGAGCGTTTCCTGCGGGCTGTGCGCGAACTGGTCAGGGACGGCGCGCGGTGGAACTACCGTACGGAGAACGGCCGTTGCGTACCGGAGGCGGCAGAGGCGGCAGCAGAAGCGGCAGAGGCGTAG
- a CDS encoding C40 family peptidase, producing MTAVAGAAAALSPAVPAGARPTDPGAAGDRAVGSRIDELYEQAEAATEKYNAANERYGALRRQVEYAQENAARKQERVNRLRNALASVAGAQYRSGGLDPSVALMLTEDPDGYLDKASTLDRIGSRQEAKLRQLRGAERSLRQQRAEAGTKLGLLERERAERKRQKQAVLKKLDAARRLTHSLSPAERAERERASRAGGRGGPAVPAGVAGASSQRAAAAVAAARSAVGKPYVWGAAGPASFDCSGLTQWAYGRAGVAIPRTSQAQRSAGRQVPMSQARPGDLVVYRDDASHVGMYVGGGQVVHAPHPGAPVRYDPVDMMPVSSVTRP from the coding sequence CTGACAGCGGTGGCGGGTGCCGCTGCCGCGCTGTCACCGGCCGTGCCCGCGGGGGCGCGGCCCACCGACCCCGGTGCCGCCGGGGACCGTGCCGTCGGCTCGCGCATCGACGAGCTGTACGAGCAGGCCGAGGCGGCCACCGAGAAGTACAACGCCGCGAACGAGCGCTACGGCGCACTGCGCCGCCAGGTCGAGTACGCCCAGGAGAACGCCGCGAGGAAGCAGGAGCGCGTCAACCGCCTGCGCAACGCGCTGGCTTCGGTCGCGGGCGCGCAGTACCGCTCGGGCGGCCTCGACCCGTCCGTGGCGCTGATGCTCACCGAGGACCCCGACGGCTATCTCGACAAGGCCAGCACCCTCGACCGCATCGGCAGCCGCCAGGAGGCGAAGCTGCGGCAACTGCGCGGCGCCGAGCGCTCCTTGCGCCAGCAGCGCGCCGAAGCCGGTACGAAGCTGGGACTGCTGGAGCGGGAGCGCGCCGAACGCAAGCGCCAGAAGCAGGCGGTGCTGAAGAAGCTCGACGCCGCGCGCAGGCTGACGCATAGCCTCTCGCCCGCCGAACGGGCCGAGCGCGAACGGGCGTCCCGAGCGGGCGGACGCGGGGGCCCCGCGGTGCCCGCCGGAGTGGCGGGAGCGTCCTCGCAGCGCGCGGCGGCGGCAGTGGCCGCGGCACGCTCAGCGGTCGGCAAACCGTATGTGTGGGGCGCGGCCGGGCCCGCCTCCTTCGACTGCTCCGGCCTGACGCAGTGGGCGTACGGCCGGGCGGGCGTGGCCATTCCGCGTACGTCGCAGGCGCAGCGCTCGGCGGGCCGGCAGGTGCCGATGAGCCAGGCGCGGCCAGGGGACCTGGTGGTCTACCGCGACGACGCCAGCCATGTCGGGATGTACGTGGGCGGCGGCCAGGTGGTGCACGCGCCGCACCCCGGGGCACCCGTGCGCTACGACCCCGTCGACATGATGCCGGTGTCCTCCGTGACCCGCCCCTGA
- a CDS encoding glycosyltransferase 87 family protein, which yields MLLCVFKVVVVPGPDFTADVSVIYQGWYGLLKAGVFPANDVTWQYPPAAALAILSPALLPFLEYTTAFFLLACAADAAVLGLLLHASRRPGRRRTGVWSWIAGVTLLGPTVYARYDLMVTAVAVAALLAGARHPRAAGALAAFGATLKIWPGLLLIGTPRGRETRTVWTAAMITGAVVMFVFAATMPGALAFLEFQQDRGTEVESLGALVFHVARQFGWEGQVLLNYGSMEFVGPYVNVVSDAALMLTLLAFLWLLLWRLRAVRWTAATPADVALTAVLLFTTTSRVISPQYMIWLVGLAAVCLTLRMSCQTVPAALVLAATAVTLLEFPPGFAHVVASDWLGVLLMSVRNGLLVAASLLGCVRLWRSTRSRARTTVRAPAGAPARSGAHSARERDVTSAPSVRTSATAR from the coding sequence CTGCTGCTGTGCGTCTTCAAGGTCGTGGTCGTGCCAGGCCCGGACTTCACCGCCGACGTCAGCGTCATCTACCAGGGCTGGTACGGCCTGTTGAAGGCCGGAGTCTTCCCGGCGAACGACGTCACCTGGCAGTACCCTCCGGCGGCGGCCCTGGCGATCCTCTCCCCCGCCCTGCTGCCTTTCCTCGAATACACCACCGCCTTCTTCCTGCTGGCGTGTGCCGCCGACGCCGCCGTACTGGGCCTGCTGCTGCATGCGTCACGGCGCCCAGGGCGCCGCCGCACGGGAGTGTGGAGCTGGATCGCCGGGGTGACGCTGCTGGGGCCCACCGTGTACGCGCGCTACGACCTGATGGTGACCGCGGTGGCCGTCGCGGCGCTGCTTGCGGGCGCACGCCATCCGAGGGCGGCAGGCGCACTCGCCGCGTTCGGCGCGACGTTGAAGATCTGGCCGGGTCTGCTGCTGATCGGGACGCCGCGCGGCCGGGAGACCCGCACGGTGTGGACGGCCGCGATGATCACCGGTGCCGTGGTGATGTTCGTCTTCGCCGCGACGATGCCGGGCGCGCTCGCCTTCCTGGAGTTCCAGCAGGACAGAGGCACCGAGGTGGAGTCGCTGGGCGCCCTCGTCTTCCACGTGGCGCGGCAGTTCGGCTGGGAGGGCCAAGTGCTGCTCAACTACGGCTCGATGGAGTTCGTGGGCCCGTATGTGAACGTCGTCAGCGACGCCGCGCTGATGCTGACGCTTCTCGCCTTCCTGTGGCTGCTGCTGTGGCGGCTGCGTGCCGTGCGTTGGACGGCCGCGACCCCGGCGGACGTGGCGCTCACCGCGGTGCTGCTGTTCACCACCACCAGCCGCGTCATCAGCCCGCAGTACATGATCTGGCTGGTGGGTCTCGCGGCGGTCTGCCTCACGCTGCGTATGAGCTGTCAGACGGTGCCCGCGGCGCTGGTGCTGGCGGCCACGGCCGTGACGCTGCTGGAGTTCCCGCCGGGCTTCGCCCATGTCGTCGCCAGCGACTGGCTGGGCGTGCTGCTGATGTCCGTACGCAACGGTCTGCTGGTGGCCGCGTCGCTGCTCGGCTGCGTCCGGCTGTGGCGCTCGACGCGCAGCCGGGCACGGACGACGGTACGGGCCCCGGCTGGCGCCCCCGCACGTTCCGGGGCGCACTCGGCGCGGGAGCGGGACGTCACGTCAGCTCCCTCCGTACGTACGAGCGCCACCGCTCGGTGA
- the trpD gene encoding anthranilate phosphoribosyltransferase codes for MSAVPSAGSPSGGPHTWPDVLTSLLAGEDLDSDATAWAMDHIMSGQATDAQIAGFAVALRAKGETVGEIAGLVRAMYEHANVIEVPGPTVDIVGTGGDRARTVNISTMSAIVVAGCGAKVVKHGNRAASSASGATDVLEKLGVNLELSPKRVAEVADEAGITFCFAVKFHPSLRHVANARGELGIPTSFNFLGPLTNPARVKAQATGVANARMAPIMAGVLAERGSSALVFRGDDGLDELTTTATSTVWVVRGGQVREESFDPRDVGLDIVPVEALRGADAAYNADVARRLLDGEHGPVRDAVLLNSAAALVALEPGDAPLAEQIRAAMERAAESVDSGAARAALDRWVTASHI; via the coding sequence ATGAGTGCCGTTCCGTCTGCCGGCTCTCCATCCGGGGGTCCCCACACCTGGCCGGACGTGCTGACGTCGCTGCTGGCCGGGGAGGACCTGGACTCCGACGCGACCGCGTGGGCCATGGACCACATCATGAGCGGGCAGGCCACCGACGCCCAGATCGCGGGCTTCGCGGTGGCGCTCCGCGCCAAGGGCGAGACGGTCGGGGAGATCGCCGGACTCGTACGGGCGATGTACGAGCACGCCAATGTGATCGAAGTGCCCGGCCCCACCGTCGACATCGTCGGCACGGGCGGCGACCGGGCGCGCACGGTCAACATCTCCACGATGTCCGCCATCGTCGTCGCCGGATGCGGAGCGAAGGTCGTCAAGCACGGCAACCGCGCCGCGTCCAGCGCGAGCGGCGCCACGGACGTACTGGAGAAGCTGGGCGTCAACCTGGAGTTGAGCCCGAAGCGGGTCGCCGAGGTGGCCGACGAGGCCGGGATCACGTTCTGTTTCGCGGTGAAGTTCCACCCGTCGTTGCGCCATGTGGCCAACGCACGGGGCGAGTTGGGCATCCCCACCTCGTTCAACTTCCTCGGCCCGCTGACGAACCCCGCCCGGGTGAAGGCCCAGGCCACGGGTGTCGCCAACGCGCGGATGGCGCCCATCATGGCGGGCGTGCTGGCGGAGCGCGGCTCCTCGGCCCTCGTCTTCCGAGGGGACGACGGGCTGGACGAGCTGACGACCACCGCCACCTCGACGGTGTGGGTCGTACGAGGCGGACAGGTGCGCGAGGAGTCGTTCGACCCGCGCGACGTCGGGCTGGACATCGTGCCCGTCGAGGCGCTGCGCGGTGCCGACGCCGCCTACAACGCCGATGTCGCCCGCCGCCTGCTGGACGGCGAGCACGGGCCGGTGCGCGACGCCGTACTGCTCAACTCGGCGGCCGCTCTTGTCGCGCTCGAACCAGGCGACGCCCCGCTGGCCGAGCAGATCCGTGCGGCCATGGAGCGGGCCGCCGAGTCCGTCGACAGCGGTGCCGCACGGGCGGCGCTCGACCGCTGGGTGACGGCCAGCCACATCTGA